Proteins co-encoded in one Bernardetia sp. genomic window:
- a CDS encoding GNAT family N-acetyltransferase, whose amino-acid sequence MTKKRLSLIECNPNILKTAIKGDKELEKELNIVVCEDWTEFGIEALQYALNKLSESQDEKGWWTYFPIHKKDKKLIGSGGYKGKPNVFGEVEIGYEIAKSYRNQGLGTEMAKELVERAFKQKLVKSVIAHTLGEENSSTKILIKCGFDKIEEIEHPEEGKIWKWRIEKNTYLKTL is encoded by the coding sequence ATGACTAAAAAACGACTTTCACTCATTGAGTGTAATCCAAACATTTTAAAGACAGCAATAAAAGGAGATAAGGAATTAGAAAAAGAACTAAACATAGTGGTTTGTGAAGATTGGACAGAGTTTGGTATTGAAGCTCTTCAGTATGCATTAAATAAACTATCAGAAAGCCAAGATGAGAAAGGATGGTGGACATATTTCCCCATACATAAAAAAGACAAAAAACTGATAGGAAGTGGTGGTTATAAAGGCAAACCAAATGTATTTGGTGAAGTAGAAATTGGATATGAAATAGCTAAAAGCTATCGCAATCAAGGATTGGGAACTGAAATGGCAAAAGAGCTAGTGGAAAGAGCATTTAAGCAAAAGCTAGTAAAATCAGTAATTGCACACACTTTGGGAGAAGAAAACTCATCTACTAAAATTCTAATAAAATGTGGATTTGATAAAATTGAAGAAATTGAGCACCCAGAGGAAGGAAAAATTTGGAAATGGAGAATCGAAAAGAACACCTACTTAAAAACTCTTTAA